One genomic region from Pseudobacteriovorax antillogorgiicola encodes:
- a CDS encoding dihydrofolate reductase — protein MKINHIVACAENGTIGRDGSLPWHLPEDLKFFKAVTTGHVIIMGRKTFESIGKPLPQRFNIVVTRQDDFAAEGVQRACSLEEAFAQCGDLADQWGEEIYVVGGGEIYRQSMELVQKIFMTRIHKEVDGDVSYPLEALQDFELVSEEYHTDPEKFSFLTYKRKSE, from the coding sequence ATGAAGATCAACCATATCGTTGCATGCGCAGAAAATGGAACAATTGGTCGCGATGGCTCCCTTCCTTGGCACTTGCCGGAAGATTTGAAGTTTTTCAAGGCTGTGACCACTGGGCACGTTATCATCATGGGCCGAAAAACCTTTGAATCCATTGGTAAACCGTTGCCCCAGCGTTTTAATATCGTGGTGACACGGCAGGATGATTTCGCCGCCGAAGGAGTGCAGCGGGCATGCTCTCTCGAAGAAGCTTTCGCCCAATGTGGGGATCTTGCCGATCAATGGGGCGAAGAGATCTATGTTGTGGGAGGGGGGGAAATCTATCGACAGTCCATGGAGTTGGTTCAGAAGATCTTTATGACGCGGATTCATAAAGAGGTCGATGGAGATGTGTCTTATCCTCTAGAGGCTTTGCAAGACTTTGAGCTAGTTAGCGAAGAGTACCACACTGACCCCGAAAAGTTTTCCTTCTTAACCTACAAGAGAAAATCCGAGTGA
- a CDS encoding TetR/AcrR family transcriptional regulator: protein MPTPRIENLDTERIAQIMTIALREFAEHDYQRSSFNRIIKNCGMSKGTMYYYFENKQDLFMTLLIAISKDFQALANRELPSMSSGAEFWTEVEVQLETLMAILSQKPTLGRFIQNLLTSESRHATSPASPWIDSIDEWLEDFILTGQLVGGVRRDLPIDLILQMAWGIWETCSHWLQSSSDQNQAKESAAMMKDFFQRSLEQRADL from the coding sequence ATGCCGACCCCAAGGATTGAGAACTTGGACACGGAGCGTATTGCTCAGATTATGACGATCGCTCTCCGAGAGTTCGCTGAACATGACTATCAACGCTCCTCATTCAACCGCATTATCAAGAATTGTGGGATGAGTAAGGGCACGATGTACTACTACTTCGAAAACAAGCAGGATCTTTTTATGACTCTGCTGATTGCGATTAGCAAAGACTTCCAAGCTCTTGCCAACCGAGAGCTGCCATCTATGAGCAGTGGTGCTGAATTTTGGACCGAGGTGGAAGTCCAGCTTGAAACACTCATGGCCATCCTTTCTCAAAAGCCCACCCTGGGCCGGTTCATCCAGAACTTACTCACGTCTGAAAGCCGCCATGCCACTTCACCAGCCAGCCCCTGGATCGATAGTATCGACGAGTGGCTTGAGGACTTTATTCTCACAGGACAGTTGGTCGGTGGTGTAAGGCGCGACTTGCCCATTGATCTAATATTACAAATGGCTTGGGGGATCTGGGAAACTTGCAGCCACTGGCTACAGTCCTCGTCGGATCAAAACCAGGCTAAAGAGTCAGCTGCAATGATGAAGGACTTCTTTCAAAGGTCTCTGGAACAGCGAGCCGATCTTTAA
- a CDS encoding alpha/beta fold hydrolase, with amino-acid sequence MTLFSRVVVGSKPVHLTVVMLHGFMGDHRDWLPVVQGLPQAGIKYVLYDLPCHGQSLLSEEANPWTDFESITRSLWQDIRSEQQGRLIVLGYSLGGRLALRLKAQCPGDIDHLLIESASFGISSLGERESRYQKDQFLLQDVLAGRRSFRDFLEAWYRLPLFRGLGACDGFEPMLARRLSQSPEQIQRSLQFLSVGSMVATDHFADDGKQLSFISGVDDKKYAAIMSQLPLSWKTYAVPGASHNVHLQQKHAFIDIVSRALGKYT; translated from the coding sequence GTGACCCTTTTTTCAAGGGTGGTTGTAGGCTCGAAACCTGTTCACCTGACCGTAGTGATGCTACACGGCTTTATGGGTGATCATCGTGATTGGTTGCCTGTCGTTCAAGGTTTGCCACAGGCTGGGATCAAGTATGTCTTGTATGATCTGCCCTGCCATGGACAGAGCTTGCTGTCTGAAGAAGCCAATCCGTGGACGGATTTCGAATCTATAACGAGAAGCCTTTGGCAGGACATCCGTTCAGAGCAGCAGGGGCGACTGATAGTGCTCGGGTACTCACTTGGAGGGCGCTTAGCCCTGCGGCTTAAAGCTCAATGCCCAGGGGATATCGACCATCTGCTCATCGAGTCAGCCTCTTTTGGAATCAGTTCACTTGGAGAACGAGAAAGCCGATATCAGAAGGATCAGTTCCTGCTTCAGGATGTGCTTGCTGGCAGGCGCTCGTTTCGGGACTTTTTAGAGGCATGGTATCGGCTCCCACTGTTTCGAGGGCTAGGAGCCTGCGATGGTTTTGAACCCATGCTGGCTCGTCGTCTTAGCCAGTCTCCTGAGCAGATCCAGCGATCCCTACAATTTTTGAGTGTGGGTTCTATGGTAGCCACAGATCATTTTGCAGATGATGGCAAGCAATTAAGTTTTATCTCTGGAGTGGATGACAAAAAATACGCTGCAATCATGTCTCAACTTCCACTCAGCTGGAAGACATATGCCGTACCAGGCGCTAGCCACAACGTGCACCTCCAACAGAAACATGCCTTTATCGATATTGTCAGTCGGGCCCTGGGAAAGTACACCTAA
- a CDS encoding polyprenyl synthetase family protein, with translation MTTDLKDRMSEKQFLNMVLDDMDQIVDELASGKLHPMVKRCFAVQGKLTRPKAVFHLANVLACDLKQARAWAVTCELLHCASLVHDDLQDGDLYRRGQPTMWSVYGENMAINLGDFLLLCAPQALLEAPLPSDVKTRLHKEFIKMSTRMVGGQCEEFVLNELGSCEDLYRSYLSCIGGKTATFFAKLARGVATLSSANVDFLNQLETLFFDIGLLFQLQDDILDLYGDKQRREVGCDIREGKISILIVYQLMLFPDRLKDTKQLLHTDRDQVSEEQVLAVRDQFISDGTLDAAIEDVQERMVHIAAHPLLEGYPGLRKLVTRLITDIVRPIEHLLTPCQDQVQQVTSSY, from the coding sequence ATGACGACGGACCTGAAAGATCGAATGAGTGAGAAGCAGTTTTTAAACATGGTCCTCGATGATATGGATCAGATTGTCGATGAACTCGCCTCTGGAAAACTTCATCCTATGGTCAAACGTTGTTTTGCCGTACAAGGCAAGCTTACCAGACCAAAAGCTGTTTTTCATTTAGCCAATGTTCTAGCCTGCGATTTAAAGCAAGCCAGAGCTTGGGCCGTTACCTGCGAGCTTTTGCATTGCGCATCGTTAGTGCACGATGACTTGCAAGATGGAGATCTTTATCGCCGTGGTCAGCCTACCATGTGGAGTGTTTATGGTGAAAATATGGCGATTAACTTGGGAGATTTTCTTTTGCTATGTGCCCCTCAGGCTTTACTAGAGGCTCCTCTCCCAAGCGATGTGAAAACTAGGCTTCATAAAGAATTTATAAAGATGTCCACACGGATGGTTGGTGGTCAATGTGAAGAGTTTGTTCTAAACGAACTGGGATCTTGCGAAGACCTCTATCGATCCTATCTTTCCTGTATTGGTGGGAAAACAGCGACGTTTTTCGCCAAGCTGGCCCGTGGTGTAGCGACTCTGTCATCCGCAAATGTTGACTTTCTGAACCAACTAGAGACATTGTTTTTTGACATTGGCCTTTTATTTCAACTACAAGACGATATCCTCGATCTTTATGGGGATAAACAGCGCCGGGAGGTGGGCTGTGATATTCGTGAAGGTAAGATATCGATTCTTATCGTCTATCAATTGATGTTGTTTCCAGATCGTCTAAAAGATACGAAGCAGCTTCTTCACACTGATCGGGATCAGGTCAGCGAAGAACAGGTTCTAGCGGTGCGAGATCAGTTTATATCGGATGGTACGCTTGACGCTGCCATTGAAGATGTCCAAGAGCGCATGGTTCACATAGCAGCTCATCCCCTTCTAGAGGGCTATCCGGGCTTGAGAAAACTCGTGACGAGACTTATAACGGATATTGTGAGGCCCATTGAGCACTTATTAACACCCTGTCAGGATCAAGTGCAGCAAGTGACATCTTCGTACTAA
- a CDS encoding ATP-binding cassette domain-containing protein codes for MDQSGRLPYLCFSNVFKSYGRHQALRNFSFKIKSGERVALLGINGAGKSTLVNLATGLRHHDRGTIQLFDGSPQQRKQRRQLGYLAQEVQYPVFLKVHEVIETIASHFPKPFLTVLDQLDIHSLMDKKIGGLSGGQHRRVALACSLLGEPRLALLDEPTGGMDIAMRNQTFDVLREYFSKEERSVLFSTHHMDEVDKLADRVIVIHEGEIVTEGSVADIKETYGLRAVLFESRQKDIQLFEARNLKCRDHSWRAYGTDSDRLLREVIAKVPDASGLRVLEPSLEDIFMTLTGNPS; via the coding sequence ATGGATCAATCAGGCAGGCTGCCGTATCTTTGTTTTTCAAATGTTTTTAAATCTTATGGCAGGCATCAAGCGCTGCGGAATTTCTCGTTCAAGATCAAATCAGGGGAGCGCGTAGCCCTGCTTGGCATTAATGGGGCAGGCAAAAGCACACTCGTTAACTTAGCCACGGGATTGCGACATCATGATAGGGGAACAATTCAACTCTTTGATGGCTCCCCTCAGCAAAGGAAACAGCGTCGTCAACTGGGGTACCTCGCCCAAGAAGTGCAATACCCTGTTTTTTTGAAGGTTCATGAGGTAATAGAAACCATTGCCTCTCACTTTCCAAAACCGTTTTTAACTGTTCTAGACCAGCTTGATATTCATTCCCTAATGGATAAGAAGATTGGCGGCTTGAGCGGTGGTCAGCATCGCCGGGTGGCATTGGCCTGCTCTCTGCTTGGGGAGCCGCGATTGGCGCTTCTTGATGAGCCTACAGGTGGTATGGATATCGCTATGCGGAATCAAACTTTCGACGTCTTGCGAGAATACTTCAGCAAAGAGGAACGATCCGTTTTGTTTTCCACTCATCACATGGATGAGGTGGATAAGCTTGCCGATCGTGTGATTGTCATACACGAGGGCGAAATTGTAACTGAGGGCTCGGTGGCGGACATCAAGGAGACCTACGGTTTGCGTGCTGTGTTATTTGAATCCAGGCAGAAGGATATCCAGCTTTTTGAAGCTCGTAATTTGAAGTGTCGAGACCATTCATGGCGAGCTTATGGCACTGATAGCGACAGGCTTTTGCGCGAGGTGATCGCGAAGGTTCCCGACGCATCGGGGCTTCGAGTCTTAGAGCCATCGTTGGAAGATATATTTATGACCCTCACAGGGAACCCATCATGA
- a CDS encoding thymidylate synthase yields MQAYLDLMSKVLHEGVDREDRTGTGTKSIFGHQMRFNLADGFPLVTTKKIHIKSVIYELLWFLSGDTNIKYLTENKVRIWNEWADDKGDLGRVYGAQWRSWQTPDGQTIDQIQQVLSDIRRNPYSRRHLVVAYNPGELDKMALPPCHAFFQFYVADGALSCQLYQRSADIFLGVPFNIASYSLLTMIMAQELDLRPGDFVHTLGDAHLYHNHLEQAREQMSREPRPLPKMLLNPEVRSVFDFKFEDFKLEGYDPHPHIKAEVAI; encoded by the coding sequence ATGCAAGCCTATTTAGATCTGATGTCAAAAGTCCTTCATGAAGGAGTCGATCGCGAGGATCGCACTGGCACTGGAACCAAGAGTATTTTTGGTCACCAGATGCGCTTTAATCTGGCTGATGGTTTCCCCCTGGTTACCACAAAAAAAATCCATATAAAGTCTGTAATCTACGAATTACTTTGGTTTCTTTCCGGTGATACCAATATAAAATATCTTACCGAAAACAAAGTCAGAATCTGGAATGAATGGGCCGATGATAAAGGAGACCTTGGCAGAGTCTACGGCGCACAGTGGCGATCCTGGCAAACTCCAGACGGCCAGACAATCGATCAAATTCAGCAGGTACTGAGCGATATTCGCCGTAATCCTTACTCGCGACGCCATTTGGTTGTAGCTTATAACCCAGGAGAACTGGATAAAATGGCTCTACCCCCTTGTCACGCATTTTTTCAATTTTACGTTGCTGATGGCGCTCTGTCGTGTCAGCTTTACCAGCGTAGTGCTGACATCTTTTTGGGTGTGCCTTTCAACATCGCCAGTTATTCTCTTCTGACCATGATCATGGCCCAGGAGCTGGATCTGAGGCCTGGCGACTTCGTTCATACTCTTGGCGATGCGCATCTCTACCACAATCATCTAGAGCAGGCTCGGGAACAGATGTCACGAGAGCCAAGGCCATTGCCCAAAATGTTACTGAATCCCGAAGTTCGATCGGTGTTCGACTTTAAGTTTGAAGACTTTAAGCTCGAAGGATACGATCCTCACCCCCATATCAAAGCTGAGGTAGCCATATGA
- a CDS encoding ABC transporter permease: protein MKLILIHTQWMVKELLRQPAYLVSTVAFPSLFYMIFAVPESKDTLAANLLLGSFSAFAVFGVIFLQLGVGVAQERSRSWYLYLRTLPLPGMAFLGARFLSAFFFSVLAALAVILLSLAFTPAELSFLEWLKFLAVLLIGGASFCCMGLALGYWAGEKSCLPIGNLIYLPLTFAGGLWKPPTILPEFVQTISEYLPTRHYGELVWASVLKRDLALNHVIWLAGYALLFGVLTYWGYRRDQQARFS from the coding sequence ATGAAGCTGATTCTAATTCATACTCAGTGGATGGTGAAGGAGTTGCTTCGTCAACCAGCCTATCTGGTTTCAACTGTAGCATTTCCATCACTTTTCTACATGATCTTTGCGGTGCCGGAGTCTAAGGACACACTGGCGGCCAATCTGCTCCTCGGCTCCTTCTCAGCTTTCGCGGTGTTTGGCGTAATTTTTTTGCAGCTTGGTGTTGGAGTGGCTCAAGAACGGTCGCGTTCCTGGTATCTTTATCTGAGAACCTTACCTCTTCCCGGAATGGCTTTTTTAGGGGCAAGGTTTCTTTCGGCCTTCTTTTTCTCTGTCTTGGCCGCCTTGGCCGTGATTCTATTAAGTCTGGCTTTTACACCGGCTGAACTCAGTTTTTTAGAATGGCTTAAATTTTTGGCTGTGCTTCTCATTGGAGGAGCATCGTTTTGCTGCATGGGTTTGGCGTTAGGCTACTGGGCAGGGGAGAAGTCCTGCCTTCCCATTGGTAATTTGATTTACCTGCCCCTGACGTTTGCTGGCGGTTTGTGGAAACCACCGACCATACTACCAGAGTTTGTACAAACCATATCGGAGTATTTGCCCACCAGACACTATGGTGAACTGGTATGGGCTAGCGTCTTAAAGCGGGATCTCGCCTTGAACCACGTCATTTGGCTAGCAGGGTATGCTCTATTGTTTGGGGTACTTACCTACTGGGGCTACCGTCGAGACCAGCAAGCTCGTTTTTCGTGA
- a CDS encoding glycosyltransferase, translating into MKVIIVLPTYNERENIGPMLHALEQVRAELKHELQVLVVDDNSPDGTQGIVKAAMETSPWIHLMTGQKQGLGAAYIRGMSEAMAMHADVIFEMDCDFSHDPEDIPRLLHEIERGADFVIGSRYVSGGRIPDEWKLWRKANSFFGNIVARMVAGIYPVRDCTAGFRAIRTSMLSQVDFDSIKTQGYGFQVSLLHACYVLGARVREVPVIFTDRAYGESKLGLKDIIEFIQNAFAIRLRGMERFIKFGAVGLSGVVVNLFFFWLFQTWGAEPYLASPLAIEVSIIWNFLLNNLWTFSESKGDSRFIVRGLKFNVVSLMSLLVSYGTFLSLNAMFPDGNQYLYQASGIIPASVFNYFCNLYWTFGKKKAGTDDHDASLVLGKEVQE; encoded by the coding sequence ATGAAAGTGATTATTGTTCTTCCCACCTATAACGAGCGGGAAAATATTGGCCCGATGCTCCATGCCTTGGAGCAAGTTCGTGCCGAACTCAAGCATGAGCTTCAGGTTTTGGTGGTGGATGACAACTCCCCTGATGGGACCCAAGGTATTGTGAAAGCTGCCATGGAAACTTCGCCATGGATTCATTTGATGACAGGGCAAAAACAAGGCCTTGGCGCTGCCTACATCCGTGGGATGTCTGAGGCCATGGCGATGCATGCCGATGTCATCTTTGAGATGGATTGTGACTTTTCTCACGATCCAGAAGATATTCCACGCCTTCTCCATGAAATCGAGCGTGGCGCTGACTTCGTAATCGGAAGCCGCTACGTTTCAGGGGGCAGAATTCCTGATGAATGGAAGCTCTGGCGGAAGGCGAATTCATTCTTCGGCAATATCGTTGCAAGAATGGTCGCAGGTATCTACCCAGTCCGTGACTGCACCGCCGGTTTTCGGGCGATTCGGACATCAATGCTATCTCAGGTCGATTTTGACTCTATAAAAACCCAAGGCTATGGCTTTCAGGTGAGCCTTCTACACGCGTGCTATGTGCTGGGTGCTCGGGTTCGTGAAGTGCCGGTGATATTCACCGATCGAGCCTATGGGGAATCGAAGCTGGGCCTCAAGGACATTATTGAGTTTATTCAAAACGCCTTCGCGATCCGGCTCCGCGGAATGGAACGTTTCATCAAGTTTGGTGCAGTTGGGCTTTCTGGGGTGGTTGTAAACCTCTTCTTCTTCTGGTTGTTCCAAACTTGGGGTGCCGAGCCTTATCTGGCGTCACCACTAGCAATTGAAGTGTCCATCATCTGGAACTTTCTGCTGAATAATCTTTGGACTTTCAGCGAATCAAAAGGGGACTCTCGATTTATCGTTCGGGGGCTCAAGTTTAATGTGGTGTCTCTGATGTCCTTACTAGTTAGCTACGGTACCTTCCTAAGTCTCAACGCCATGTTCCCTGATGGTAACCAGTATCTCTACCAGGCATCTGGTATTATCCCAGCCAGTGTCTTTAATTACTTCTGCAACCTCTATTGGACATTTGGTAAGAAGAAGGCTGGCACCGATGATCATGATGCAAGCCTGGTTCTTGGTAAGGAAGTTCAGGAATAG
- a CDS encoding lycopene cyclase domain-containing protein, which translates to MTYLQFLLIFLVPLILLEIWYVRKKFPGQGRVMAAGIGFLSFVAVVYTTPWDNYLVKHKIWWYGPDKVLGVIGYVPIEEYAFFVLQTVLTGLYLYIVRRPFRPESHQPDYSVPRLTGSMVYLLLSILGWIMLFTDSFRYLGLILGWACPVMLLQFSLGGHRLWQTRQRSCFVIATSTLYLCLADALAIGLEIWTISPTFTTGIKFGTLPLEEAIFFLATNIMVVQGLELAWSFWEGWELKLSPTLGWNRSKNSQLSSP; encoded by the coding sequence ATGACTTACCTGCAGTTTCTTTTGATATTTTTGGTGCCATTGATTCTTCTTGAAATTTGGTATGTTCGCAAAAAGTTTCCAGGGCAAGGTCGAGTCATGGCTGCCGGCATTGGTTTTCTTAGTTTTGTCGCAGTAGTTTATACTACGCCCTGGGATAACTACCTCGTGAAGCATAAGATCTGGTGGTATGGCCCTGATAAGGTATTGGGGGTTATCGGTTATGTGCCGATCGAAGAATATGCTTTTTTTGTACTCCAAACTGTGCTCACCGGACTTTATCTGTATATTGTTCGTCGTCCGTTCCGCCCTGAGTCTCATCAGCCCGATTATAGTGTTCCACGGCTTACAGGCTCAATGGTCTATCTGCTTCTGTCCATTTTGGGTTGGATCATGCTGTTTACGGATTCGTTCCGTTACTTAGGCTTGATTTTGGGTTGGGCTTGCCCGGTGATGCTTTTGCAATTCTCTCTCGGTGGTCACAGGCTTTGGCAAACAAGACAGCGGTCTTGCTTTGTGATTGCGACCAGCACACTCTACCTTTGTCTGGCTGATGCCCTAGCCATTGGTCTCGAAATTTGGACCATTTCACCCACGTTTACCACAGGTATCAAGTTTGGAACCTTGCCACTAGAGGAAGCTATATTCTTTCTCGCCACCAATATCATGGTCGTCCAGGGTTTGGAGCTAGCTTGGTCGTTCTGGGAAGGTTGGGAGCTGAAGCTTAGCCCGACTTTGGGGTGGAATCGTAGCAAAAACTCGCAGCTCTCATCCCCGTAG
- a CDS encoding DUF6559 family protein, with amino-acid sequence MIFSIENIRDYLKDRRKRSVIHSLAKDLPRELALAYGQQEFYSVDQLYETMAKKNYSHQFVIEALCLFLKRDDFDAEVAKLGEGVDYTTKCYELKRYGVGFGVPEPSTNIINATGYNLITKTYKSWTSRHINLK; translated from the coding sequence ATGATTTTTTCAATCGAAAATATTCGTGATTATCTCAAAGATCGCCGCAAACGCTCTGTCATTCATAGCTTGGCTAAGGACTTGCCACGGGAGCTGGCCCTAGCCTACGGACAGCAGGAGTTTTACTCTGTTGATCAGCTCTACGAGACCATGGCAAAGAAGAACTATTCTCATCAGTTTGTGATCGAAGCTTTGTGCTTATTCTTGAAGCGAGACGATTTCGATGCTGAGGTCGCGAAGCTTGGAGAAGGCGTTGACTACACCACCAAATGCTATGAGCTAAAGAGATACGGTGTTGGTTTTGGAGTTCCTGAGCCTTCAACAAACATAATCAACGCTACTGGCTACAACCTTATCACTAAGACTTACAAAAGTTGGACTAGCCGTCATATCAATCTTAAATAA
- a CDS encoding phytoene/squalene synthase family protein, with amino-acid sequence MSLDEDAYLNKEPKEIMAEHGKSFYWASHLFSKERFQDVALLYAFCRYVDDTADETHPSEAKGALEALKREFRAPHHKLLQRVHKCFRQLGIEYRFAEELISGAQFDVDKGEIESQKDLLVYCYKVAGVVGLMMCPVIGVKQEKANSFALDLGIGMQLTNICRDILEDAQNGRCYLPQEELRLRGIERQALAHQGQTPDALQALVSDYLDLADEYYSSGEQGYGFIPFRPRLAIMVAGKVYQAIGHKIRRQGFQVLQGRTYLNRWEKILVTFRSLLGVLRPTFWLKGRHQKALHHHLQGLPGVSA; translated from the coding sequence ATGAGTTTAGATGAAGATGCTTATCTGAATAAAGAGCCCAAGGAAATCATGGCGGAACACGGAAAGTCGTTCTATTGGGCTAGCCACCTGTTCTCTAAGGAGAGGTTTCAGGATGTGGCGTTGTTATATGCCTTCTGCCGCTATGTGGACGACACTGCTGATGAGACCCATCCGAGCGAGGCGAAGGGAGCCTTAGAGGCTCTGAAGCGTGAGTTTCGCGCACCTCATCATAAATTGCTGCAAAGAGTACATAAGTGCTTTCGGCAGCTGGGAATTGAATACCGCTTTGCGGAAGAATTGATCAGTGGTGCTCAGTTTGATGTAGATAAGGGGGAAATTGAAAGCCAAAAGGATCTCCTAGTGTACTGCTACAAGGTTGCTGGGGTTGTTGGGTTGATGATGTGTCCTGTGATCGGAGTCAAACAGGAAAAAGCCAATTCTTTCGCCCTCGACTTGGGCATCGGAATGCAGCTTACCAACATTTGTCGAGACATTCTTGAGGATGCACAGAACGGCCGATGTTATCTGCCCCAGGAAGAGTTAAGGCTTCGAGGGATCGAGCGACAGGCATTGGCTCATCAAGGCCAGACACCCGACGCGTTACAGGCCTTGGTTTCAGACTATCTTGATCTGGCTGATGAATATTATTCCAGTGGCGAACAGGGCTACGGATTTATTCCCTTTAGGCCTCGATTGGCAATCATGGTGGCAGGTAAAGTCTATCAGGCTATTGGTCATAAAATCAGGCGGCAGGGTTTTCAGGTCTTGCAGGGACGCACCTACCTCAATCGCTGGGAAAAAATACTAGTCACGTTTCGATCGCTACTAGGAGTCTTACGCCCAACCTTTTGGTTGAAAGGCCGACACCAAAAAGCTCTCCACCACCATTTACAAGGCTTGCCAGGGGTTTCAGCCTAA
- a CDS encoding phytoene desaturase — MKKAVVIGSGFGGLASAVRLIRKGYEVTVLEARDQIGGRAGVFKEQGFIFDAGPTVITAPYLLNELFEMLGEDPKEFFTLLPIDPFYRIQFYDGSTFDYVGDEERLIDNIQRLSPRDVDGYRKLAKHARDIFDVGYTQLADEPFDTFVSMLRAAPDMIRLQNYRSVYSLVSKYIEDPRLRQAFSFEPLLVGGNPTKITSIYLLIHWLERKWGVHFVKGGTTALVQAFDKLLKRHGAQVLTNASVERIETRGDKVKRVWTREGRCYEADVVVSNADPVRVYRDMLPEHHRRKHSNGALSRKTHSMSLFVAYFGTKKLYPELAHHTILLGPRYQGLLGDIFDRKVLADDFSLYLHAPTRTDPGMAPEGHEAFYVLSPVPNNKSSINWQYEGERYKEKIYRFLEERALPGLAENLTVDFHVDPNYFEQDLQSEHGAAFGIEPSFRQSAYFRFHNQSEDFENLYFVGANTHPGAGVPGVLCSAKVLEKIIPESRALS, encoded by the coding sequence ATGAAAAAGGCAGTGGTGATCGGTTCAGGCTTTGGTGGATTGGCGAGCGCTGTGCGCTTGATTCGAAAGGGCTACGAAGTTACGGTGCTCGAAGCAAGGGACCAAATCGGAGGGCGTGCCGGGGTTTTTAAGGAGCAAGGCTTCATATTTGACGCTGGGCCGACTGTCATTACTGCTCCTTACTTATTAAACGAGTTATTCGAGATGCTAGGGGAAGACCCGAAAGAGTTTTTCACTCTCCTGCCAATCGATCCGTTTTACCGAATTCAATTCTACGACGGCAGCACCTTTGATTACGTTGGTGATGAAGAGCGCTTGATTGATAATATCCAGCGTTTATCACCAAGAGATGTGGATGGTTATCGCAAGCTTGCCAAGCATGCACGAGATATTTTCGATGTGGGATACACCCAGCTGGCAGACGAACCTTTTGATACCTTCGTCTCGATGCTGCGGGCTGCTCCCGATATGATTCGTCTCCAGAACTATCGCAGTGTTTATTCACTGGTTTCAAAGTATATCGAAGACCCGCGCTTGCGACAGGCTTTCAGCTTTGAGCCGCTTCTGGTCGGTGGTAACCCAACTAAAATCACATCAATCTATCTTTTGATTCACTGGCTCGAACGAAAGTGGGGCGTGCACTTTGTAAAGGGGGGAACGACCGCTTTGGTGCAGGCATTCGATAAACTTTTGAAAAGGCATGGTGCCCAGGTTCTGACCAATGCTTCAGTGGAACGAATTGAAACCCGTGGTGATAAGGTGAAACGAGTCTGGACCAGGGAGGGGCGCTGCTATGAGGCAGATGTTGTGGTTAGTAATGCCGACCCTGTGCGGGTCTATCGCGATATGCTCCCAGAGCATCATCGTCGCAAGCATTCCAACGGTGCCCTGAGCAGAAAAACTCATTCTATGAGCTTGTTTGTGGCCTACTTTGGGACGAAGAAACTATATCCAGAGCTGGCTCATCATACCATCCTACTAGGCCCTCGCTACCAAGGCTTGCTAGGTGATATCTTCGACCGTAAAGTCTTGGCAGACGATTTTAGCCTCTATCTTCACGCACCGACCCGCACGGATCCGGGTATGGCTCCAGAGGGGCACGAGGCTTTCTATGTTCTTTCTCCAGTTCCTAATAACAAAAGTTCCATCAATTGGCAGTATGAAGGCGAACGCTACAAAGAAAAGATCTATCGCTTCTTAGAGGAGAGAGCTTTGCCTGGGCTAGCGGAGAACCTAACGGTAGATTTTCATGTAGACCCGAACTATTTCGAGCAAGACTTGCAAAGCGAACATGGAGCTGCTTTTGGCATCGAACCAAGCTTTCGACAATCAGCTTACTTCCGGTTCCATAACCAGTCTGAGGACTTTGAGAACCTTTACTTTGTAGGGGCTAACACACATCCTGGTGCGGGAGTGCCGGGAGTGCTATGCTCGGCGAAAGTTTTGGAAAAGATTATTCCTGAATCGAGAGCCCTATCATGA